From a single Gracilimonas sp. genomic region:
- a CDS encoding peptide MFS transporter has protein sequence MANGNPATTNDFFGHPRGLSTLFFTELWERFSYYGMRALLVLFMTAEAVGGNPGLGFSVGEAAAIYGIYTFFVYVLSLPGGWVADNIWGQKKAVFVGGCIIAAGHFSMAVPTTTFFFIGLALIVVGTGLLKPNVSSMVGDLYPEGGARRDAGFSIFYMGINFGAILGPLLCGLLGEGYNWHYGFSLAGFGMLLGLVSYKIGDKYLEGAGDLDESFTDEQIKKRSRLFYGISSFLAAAVVIFGFLQSSGAINVALEALAQNLGIVAVIITLIFFIYIIFFGGHTQQEKKRLGVIFWLFILAALFWSGFEQAGSSLNLFAADLTDRAAGPSEFLGGMGSLILTLILAVPIGWYAFKTFKREDLWVMAKVAVAVSSVGLLAFFYWLFTQIGNGWIIPASTLQLINPTFIVIFAPIFGMLWTWLASRKANPSIPVKFGLGLLGLAAGFFVLSWGSANASSTSLVSPAWLIVTYFLHTVGELCLSPVGLSSMTKLAPKNRVSQMMGIWFVATALGNLMAGLVAGQLENLAPSGLFQMVALIVGGGGIVALLAAPPVQKLMGDIE, from the coding sequence ATGGCAAACGGGAACCCAGCCACCACTAACGACTTCTTTGGACATCCGCGTGGCTTATCGACATTGTTTTTCACTGAATTATGGGAGCGCTTCAGTTATTACGGAATGCGCGCCCTTCTCGTACTTTTCATGACGGCAGAAGCGGTAGGAGGTAATCCCGGACTTGGATTCAGTGTAGGGGAAGCAGCCGCTATTTATGGTATTTACACCTTCTTCGTTTACGTACTTTCTCTTCCGGGCGGCTGGGTAGCCGATAATATATGGGGACAGAAAAAAGCTGTTTTTGTGGGTGGATGTATCATCGCAGCTGGTCACTTTAGCATGGCCGTGCCCACCACCACCTTTTTCTTTATTGGACTGGCATTAATTGTCGTCGGAACCGGGTTGCTGAAACCGAATGTAAGCTCCATGGTCGGCGATTTATACCCGGAAGGCGGAGCACGTCGTGATGCCGGGTTTTCCATTTTCTACATGGGAATTAACTTCGGTGCTATTTTAGGGCCCCTGCTTTGCGGACTGCTGGGTGAAGGCTACAACTGGCATTACGGATTCTCTCTGGCCGGTTTTGGAATGTTATTGGGACTGGTATCCTATAAAATAGGCGACAAATATCTGGAAGGTGCCGGCGACCTTGATGAAAGCTTTACCGATGAGCAGATTAAAAAACGTAGCAGACTTTTTTACGGAATATCATCATTCCTTGCTGCTGCAGTTGTAATCTTTGGATTCCTGCAAAGTTCAGGCGCCATCAACGTAGCTCTTGAAGCACTTGCTCAGAACCTGGGTATTGTGGCGGTAATCATTACGCTTATTTTCTTTATCTACATCATTTTCTTTGGCGGGCACACCCAACAGGAAAAGAAAAGACTGGGTGTTATTTTCTGGCTGTTTATCCTGGCTGCATTGTTTTGGAGTGGTTTTGAGCAGGCGGGTTCTTCTCTTAACCTATTTGCGGCCGATTTAACTGATCGTGCTGCCGGTCCGAGTGAATTTTTAGGTGGAATGGGATCACTGATACTCACTCTTATTCTGGCTGTTCCCATCGGCTGGTATGCTTTCAAAACCTTTAAGCGGGAAGACCTTTGGGTTATGGCAAAAGTGGCTGTCGCTGTTTCCAGTGTTGGCTTGCTTGCCTTTTTCTACTGGTTATTTACACAAATAGGTAATGGGTGGATTATCCCGGCAAGTACCCTCCAGCTCATTAACCCAACCTTTATCGTAATTTTCGCCCCTATTTTTGGGATGCTCTGGACCTGGCTGGCTTCCAGAAAAGCCAACCCTTCCATTCCGGTTAAATTCGGACTTGGATTGTTAGGCCTTGCCGCCGGTTTCTTTGTGCTTTCATGGGGATCTGCCAATGCTTCATCAACCAGCCTGGTTTCTCCGGCTTGGTTAATTGTAACTTACTTCCTGCATACCGTTGGTGAGCTTTGCCTGTCGCCGGTTGGACTTTCTTCCATGACAAAGCTGGCTCCCAAAAACCGTGTATCTCAGATGATGGGAATCTGGTTTGTGGCTACAGCTCTCGGTAACCTGATGGCCGGACTTGTTGCAGGTCAGCTCGAGAACCTGGCGCCATCCGGTCTCTTCCAGATGGTTGCACTGATTGTTGGAGGTGGTGGTATTGTTGCCCTTCTTGCAGCACCACCGGTTCAGAAATTGATGGGGGATATCGAATAG
- the glpK gene encoding glycerol kinase GlpK produces the protein MEQFVLALDQGTTSSRAMLFNKKGEIVSVAQKEFRQIYPEPGWVEHDALEIWSTQAGVAAEAVASAGVNGKAIAGIGITNQRETTVVWDRESGKPIYNAIVWQDRRTSDYCDSLVEAGHADMIQEKTGLIVDSYFSATKIKWILDHVEGARDKAERGELAFGTIDTWLIWKFTQGALHITDVSNASRTMLFNIHSMQWDDELLKLMNIPKNMLAEVRDSSEVYGETKASLFSSTIPIAGIAGDQQAALFGQMCTEPGMVKNTYGTGCFMLMNVGEKPVQSENNLLTTVAWKVNGKINYALEGSVFIGGAVVQWLRDELGIIQEAKDIEYLANKVEDSGGVYLVPAFAGLGAPYWKQHARGMMVGMTRGTNRSHLARAAQDAIAYQVLDLLHAMKADSGIEVKELRVDGGATANDTLMQFQSDLLQGVPVIRPEVTETTALGAAYLAGLAVGFWEDIEEIRELWKADKKFNRQKDPAEVEKLTRGWKRAVKATIAWADDR, from the coding sequence ATGGAGCAATTTGTATTAGCATTGGATCAGGGCACCACCAGTTCAAGGGCTATGCTTTTTAACAAGAAAGGAGAGATTGTTTCCGTAGCCCAAAAAGAATTCAGGCAGATTTATCCTGAACCGGGCTGGGTTGAGCACGATGCTTTGGAAATTTGGTCAACACAGGCGGGGGTGGCAGCTGAAGCGGTTGCTTCAGCCGGAGTGAATGGAAAAGCTATTGCCGGAATCGGGATCACCAATCAGAGAGAAACGACGGTGGTTTGGGACCGTGAAAGCGGAAAGCCGATCTACAATGCGATTGTGTGGCAAGACCGCCGGACCTCCGATTACTGCGACAGCCTGGTCGAAGCCGGCCACGCAGATATGATTCAGGAGAAAACCGGCCTGATCGTCGATTCTTATTTCTCAGCCACCAAAATAAAGTGGATACTTGACCATGTTGAAGGAGCCCGCGATAAAGCAGAACGTGGAGAACTCGCATTCGGAACCATCGACACCTGGCTGATTTGGAAATTTACCCAAGGAGCTTTGCATATCACCGATGTCAGTAATGCTTCCAGAACCATGCTGTTCAATATTCATTCCATGCAGTGGGATGATGAATTGCTGAAACTCATGAACATCCCTAAAAACATGCTGGCGGAAGTAAGGGATTCAAGTGAAGTGTATGGGGAGACTAAAGCCAGCCTTTTTTCAAGCACTATTCCAATTGCCGGAATTGCGGGGGATCAGCAAGCGGCCCTGTTTGGGCAAATGTGTACGGAACCGGGAATGGTTAAAAATACCTATGGAACGGGCTGTTTTATGCTCATGAACGTTGGAGAAAAACCGGTGCAGTCCGAGAATAACCTGCTTACCACCGTGGCCTGGAAAGTGAATGGGAAAATTAATTATGCACTGGAAGGCTCGGTGTTTATTGGTGGAGCAGTAGTGCAATGGTTGCGGGATGAGCTGGGCATTATTCAGGAAGCCAAAGACATTGAGTACCTGGCGAATAAAGTGGAAGATTCCGGTGGAGTATATCTGGTGCCTGCTTTTGCCGGACTTGGCGCTCCATACTGGAAACAACATGCCCGGGGTATGATGGTGGGGATGACCCGCGGCACCAACCGTTCTCATTTGGCACGGGCCGCCCAGGACGCGATCGCTTATCAGGTATTGGATTTGTTACATGCAATGAAAGCCGATTCCGGAATCGAGGTAAAGGAATTGCGGGTTGATGGTGGAGCTACCGCAAATGATACTCTGATGCAATTTCAAAGTGATCTTCTGCAAGGGGTTCCAGTTATCCGACCGGAGGTAACCGAAACCACAGCATTAGGAGCCGCTTATCTTGCAGGACTGGCCGTAGGCTTTTGGGAAGACATCGAAGAAATCCGTGAGCTGTGGAAGGCAGATAAAAAATTCAATCGTCAGAAAGACCCGGCTGAAGTTGAAAAATTAACCAGGGGCTGGAAGCGGGCAGTAAAAGCAACCATCGCCTGGGCAGATGATCGCTAA
- a CDS encoding transporter, producing MDKFISSFFNLKSAFVILTTLLTSNYIFAQENYTPDRPGIGNGSYVVEAGVFGLETGVQLSTGNAVNQFDIGQMLLRFGVMENLELRALLNSYSTQYFDRTDAVNSGFQDLGLAAKYKLYEAEDGQTRISTIGKISVPVGASAFTNDEIVPTLFLVGDQSLTNNLSISSNLGYTFGVGDLSDNWLFTLTPGFSFPNQQNLSAYAGYAGIYDGNNTNLHYAEAGLALVVNDGAQLDLNAGYEFERESFFIGIGFAQGFATARN from the coding sequence ATGGATAAATTTATCTCAAGCTTTTTTAACCTAAAATCAGCGTTTGTAATACTAACAACATTACTAACTTCCAATTATATTTTCGCCCAGGAAAATTACACCCCCGACAGGCCGGGTATTGGCAATGGCTCTTATGTGGTAGAAGCCGGAGTTTTTGGCCTGGAAACGGGCGTTCAGCTTTCAACGGGGAATGCCGTCAATCAGTTTGACATCGGGCAAATGCTGTTGCGCTTTGGGGTGATGGAGAACCTTGAACTTAGAGCCTTGCTGAATTCCTATTCCACCCAATACTTTGACCGGACCGATGCCGTTAATTCAGGTTTTCAGGATTTAGGCCTTGCTGCGAAGTATAAGTTATATGAGGCTGAGGATGGACAGACGAGGATTTCAACCATCGGTAAAATCAGCGTGCCGGTGGGGGCGTCTGCATTTACGAACGATGAAATAGTACCCACTCTGTTCCTCGTGGGCGACCAATCCTTAACAAATAACCTGAGTATTTCATCGAACCTGGGTTATACTTTTGGGGTTGGAGACCTCAGCGATAATTGGTTGTTTACACTGACTCCGGGATTTAGCTTCCCAAATCAACAAAATTTAAGTGCGTATGCGGGTTATGCCGGAATCTATGACGGAAACAACACCAACCTGCATTATGCAGAAGCCGGGTTGGCGCTTGTGGTAAATGATGGAGCCCAGCTGGATCTCAACGCCGGCTATGAGTTTGAACGGGAGTCGTTTTTTATCGGGATTGGTTTTGCCCAGGGGTTTGCCACCGCTCGTAACTAA
- the mnmE gene encoding tRNA uridine-5-carboxymethylaminomethyl(34) synthesis GTPase MnmE, translating to MSEKTPIAAIATPVGEGGIAVIRVSGKDAIALVNKAFKGKDLTKPDSHTVHFGKIMNSKGLPVDEVLVTLFHSPKSYTGEEAVEISCHGGVLVTQSVLETILALGVKSAEPGEFTQRAFLNGKLDLDQAEAVADLIHAKSSKAVDAAHQQLEGRLGEHIKSFRQQIIDATAMVELELDFIEEDVEFANKEQLQKLLEELDAEITELLETYETGRLVKDGVKTVLIGRPNAGKSTLLNTLVGSDRAIVTEIAGTTRDTIDADWSYDGLLFKLIDTAGLRETEDVVEAEGVKRSQKAFEQADLVIYLKDLSQPFSETERKEIADFQSRAKDTPFILIGTKADIEAEQEWRTEFDLKISALEGERIKELKQLLKDRALENKHYDASSLLVTSTRHRDALQKTKDHVQSALRALDLGMTGDFLSIDLRAALKELGTITGEITNEDVLDSIFSRFCIGK from the coding sequence ATTTCAGAAAAAACACCAATAGCTGCTATAGCTACACCGGTTGGCGAAGGCGGAATTGCTGTCATCCGGGTTTCCGGCAAAGATGCTATTGCATTGGTAAATAAGGCTTTTAAAGGCAAAGACCTAACAAAACCGGACTCCCACACCGTTCATTTCGGGAAGATCATGAACAGTAAAGGACTGCCTGTGGATGAGGTGCTGGTGACTCTGTTTCATTCCCCAAAATCATACACCGGTGAAGAGGCAGTAGAAATATCCTGTCACGGCGGTGTGTTGGTTACACAGTCGGTACTCGAAACCATTTTAGCTCTCGGGGTGAAATCGGCCGAACCCGGAGAATTTACCCAACGCGCTTTCCTGAATGGCAAACTGGATCTGGATCAGGCCGAAGCCGTAGCCGACCTCATACATGCCAAAAGCTCAAAAGCGGTGGATGCCGCCCACCAGCAGCTGGAAGGGCGCTTGGGTGAACATATCAAAAGTTTCCGGCAGCAAATTATTGATGCCACCGCCATGGTGGAACTCGAGCTCGACTTTATAGAGGAGGATGTAGAGTTTGCCAACAAAGAACAGCTTCAAAAACTACTGGAAGAGCTGGATGCCGAAATCACGGAGCTCCTTGAGACCTATGAAACCGGACGATTGGTGAAAGATGGCGTTAAAACGGTACTCATAGGTCGGCCCAATGCCGGGAAGTCCACCTTACTGAATACCCTGGTGGGAAGTGACCGGGCTATTGTGACCGAAATTGCCGGAACCACCCGCGACACCATCGATGCCGACTGGAGTTACGACGGATTATTATTCAAGCTCATTGACACCGCCGGACTCCGGGAAACCGAAGATGTTGTGGAGGCGGAAGGGGTAAAACGCTCCCAAAAGGCTTTTGAACAGGCCGACTTAGTGATTTACCTGAAAGATTTATCTCAACCTTTCTCAGAAACTGAGCGGAAGGAAATTGCGGATTTTCAATCCCGGGCAAAAGATACTCCCTTTATCCTCATTGGCACCAAAGCAGATATTGAAGCAGAGCAGGAATGGCGCACCGAATTTGATTTAAAGATTTCGGCCCTGGAGGGAGAGCGCATCAAAGAACTTAAGCAGCTGCTTAAAGACCGCGCGTTGGAGAACAAGCATTACGATGCCTCCAGCCTGCTTGTCACCTCTACCCGCCACCGCGATGCTCTCCAAAAAACCAAAGATCATGTGCAATCCGCTCTGCGAGCTTTGGATCTGGGCATGACCGGCGACTTTTTGTCCATAGATTTAAGGGCGGCATTGAAAGAGCTGGGAACCATTACCGGAGAAATTACCAATGAAGATGTGCTGGATTCTATTTTCTCCCGGTTTTGTATCGGGAAGTAG
- a CDS encoding tetratricopeptide repeat protein, protein MRLVIMLLALTVTFGCAKEKDRVNYLRQGYKLLDKDKFPEAETAFTNALKSGYDYNKAYIGLSLTKTRSFPEDSAAYYVQNFKDAIPLLDNAIEADPNNPYGYALRGEAKLYSYDYKGAIRDYEKLVTMAPANPGGFFFLGKAKFENGDFQGAINTLSYAIGLDSTLSQSFYMRAQANDSLGNYNEAISDYNFSTRLDSGNTEVFINRGKTFLQLNENGSACSNFTTAKQLGSDTADELLRDHCK, encoded by the coding sequence ATGAGATTAGTCATAATGCTGCTGGCGCTTACCGTAACATTCGGCTGTGCCAAAGAAAAAGACCGGGTTAATTATTTACGTCAGGGCTATAAGCTTTTGGATAAGGATAAGTTTCCGGAAGCCGAAACGGCTTTTACAAACGCTTTGAAATCCGGCTATGATTACAACAAAGCCTACATTGGGTTAAGCCTGACCAAAACCCGCAGTTTTCCAGAAGACAGTGCAGCCTATTATGTACAGAACTTTAAGGACGCTATTCCCCTGTTGGATAATGCCATTGAGGCCGACCCCAACAACCCATACGGATATGCGCTGAGAGGAGAAGCCAAGTTATATTCTTATGACTACAAGGGAGCTATTCGCGATTATGAGAAGCTGGTAACCATGGCACCGGCCAATCCCGGTGGTTTCTTCTTTTTGGGCAAAGCCAAGTTTGAAAACGGTGATTTTCAGGGAGCCATCAATACCCTCTCGTATGCTATCGGACTCGATTCTACTCTTTCCCAATCATTTTATATGCGGGCACAGGCCAACGACAGTTTGGGCAATTACAACGAAGCCATTTCTGATTATAATTTTTCTACAAGATTGGATTCCGGCAATACCGAAGTATTCATCAACCGGGGCAAAACCTTCCTTCAGCTTAATGAAAACGGCAGCGCCTGCTCTAATTTCACCACGGCAAAACAGCTGGGAAGTGACACTGCTGATGAGCTGCTTCGGGATCATTGTAAATAA